The following proteins are encoded in a genomic region of Thermococcus henrietii:
- a CDS encoding glycosyltransferase family 4 protein, with protein sequence MESLRIAFVYDVVYPWVKGGVEKRIYELARRLARKHEVHVYGYKHWRGPKDIERDGIHYHGTVRTGNLYSGGRRSILPPLLHSISLVPILKGERFDVVDCQASPYLPAYSLRVLKGEEVFITWHEFWGDYWLDYLGWAGLAGKTLERGLFSFERHVSVSQKTRLDLLNAGLRKSVYLVPNGIDIALIRSVKPSPLEFDFLFVGRLIPEKGVDFLLRALALLREEFPDFKAIIAGDGPERRKLELLARELGIGDNVTFTGFLKDYRDVIALMKASRVFAFPSRREGFGMVVVEAMASGVPVVTVEHPMNASMHLVENGRTGFVVPLSEEFFARALMLAHEDSARMGRIAGRKAERYDWGEIVRELLTVYGVVE encoded by the coding sequence ATGGAAAGCCTCAGGATAGCCTTCGTCTACGATGTGGTCTACCCATGGGTCAAAGGCGGGGTCGAGAAGCGGATTTACGAGCTGGCTAGAAGGTTAGCTCGAAAACATGAGGTTCACGTCTACGGCTACAAACACTGGAGAGGGCCGAAGGACATCGAGCGCGATGGGATTCACTATCACGGAACCGTTCGCACTGGCAATCTGTACTCCGGCGGGAGGCGTTCAATTCTCCCTCCTCTGCTCCATTCCATCTCGCTTGTCCCCATTCTTAAGGGCGAGCGCTTCGACGTCGTAGACTGCCAGGCGAGCCCTTACCTCCCAGCTTATTCGCTCAGGGTTCTCAAGGGAGAGGAGGTTTTCATAACTTGGCACGAGTTCTGGGGTGATTATTGGCTCGACTACCTCGGATGGGCAGGTCTGGCAGGGAAAACCCTTGAGCGGGGCCTGTTCTCCTTCGAGAGGCACGTTTCCGTCTCCCAGAAGACGAGGCTTGACCTCTTAAACGCTGGCCTCAGAAAGTCCGTCTACCTCGTCCCCAACGGCATAGATATTGCTCTTATTCGCTCGGTGAAGCCATCGCCGCTGGAATTTGATTTTCTCTTCGTCGGCAGGCTGATTCCCGAGAAAGGGGTTGACTTTCTCCTCCGTGCACTTGCTCTGCTGAGGGAAGAGTTCCCCGACTTCAAAGCTATTATAGCCGGCGACGGCCCCGAGCGGAGAAAGCTTGAGCTCCTCGCGCGGGAACTTGGAATCGGCGATAACGTCACCTTCACGGGCTTTCTGAAGGATTACAGAGATGTCATCGCCCTCATGAAAGCGTCGAGGGTCTTCGCGTTTCCATCCAGGAGGGAGGGCTTCGGCATGGTCGTCGTCGAGGCCATGGCTTCCGGCGTTCCGGTCGTCACCGTTGAGCACCCGATGAACGCCTCGATGCACCTCGTCGAGAACGGCAGAACCGGCTTCGTCGTCCCGCTGAGCGAGGAATTCTTCGCCCGGGCGCTGATGCTCGCCCATGAGGACTCTGCAAGGATGGGGAGAATCGCGGGGAGAAAGGCCGAGCGCTACGACTGGGGCGAGATTGTTAGGGAGCTTCTCACGGTCTACGGGGTGGTTGAATGA
- a CDS encoding site-2 protease family protein, which translates to MASTLVTVLIGITAFWLVLYTLFGKKEVDPETGEPIEKEEGLSVDFLVAMWRTKRLLGFIDRLSGVNRRFWKVYSDIGIALGYLGMAYVFYALLKTAMETLRTKSAPSGVQLVIPGVTIPLWYGLIGLAVVMIVHELSHGVVARAEGLPLKSVGLVLLAVIPGAFVEPDEEKLSKAPLRSRLRVYGAGSMANVTTAIITALILSYAVTPLLVPSGIQVGDVIKGAPADGVLHKGDVIIAINGQSVKTMDEFIKAMNKTKPGETITLTVLRNGKEMNLKLTLGENPDKPGKGFIGIHPTQYVKSRVGHEGLILPLFFSLYWIYLLNIGIGLMNLFPLVPLDGGRMLDDVIKEYLPERIARPIRYATIGIGLFLLALNVLPAVLNLAK; encoded by the coding sequence ATGGCAAGTACTCTCGTCACGGTACTCATTGGCATCACGGCGTTCTGGCTGGTCCTCTACACCCTCTTCGGAAAGAAGGAGGTAGACCCCGAAACAGGAGAGCCCATAGAGAAGGAAGAGGGGCTGAGCGTTGACTTCCTCGTGGCAATGTGGAGAACAAAGAGACTCCTCGGGTTCATAGACCGGCTTTCCGGGGTCAACAGACGTTTTTGGAAGGTGTACAGCGATATTGGAATCGCCCTCGGCTACCTGGGAATGGCCTACGTCTTCTATGCCCTTCTAAAAACTGCCATGGAAACGCTCAGAACCAAGAGCGCTCCGAGCGGAGTCCAGCTCGTCATTCCGGGTGTGACGATTCCCCTGTGGTACGGACTCATCGGTCTCGCCGTCGTCATGATTGTGCATGAGCTCAGTCACGGAGTGGTCGCAAGGGCTGAGGGGCTCCCCCTGAAGTCAGTCGGTCTGGTTCTCCTCGCGGTGATTCCAGGTGCTTTCGTCGAGCCCGACGAGGAGAAGCTTTCGAAGGCACCCCTCCGCTCTAGGCTCCGCGTCTACGGTGCCGGTTCGATGGCAAACGTAACCACCGCGATAATCACCGCCCTAATCCTGAGCTATGCCGTAACCCCCCTTTTAGTTCCCAGCGGGATACAGGTTGGGGATGTCATAAAAGGAGCCCCCGCCGACGGGGTCCTCCACAAGGGGGACGTCATAATCGCGATAAACGGGCAGAGCGTAAAGACCATGGACGAGTTCATAAAGGCTATGAACAAAACAAAGCCGGGAGAAACGATAACGCTCACCGTCCTCAGAAACGGGAAGGAGATGAACCTCAAGCTAACCCTGGGAGAGAACCCGGATAAACCCGGAAAGGGCTTTATAGGAATCCATCCCACCCAGTACGTAAAGTCCAGGGTAGGACACGAGGGACTAATCCTGCCGCTGTTCTTCTCGCTCTACTGGATTTACCTCCTCAACATAGGGATAGGCCTCATGAACCTCTTCCCATTGGTTCCCCTCGATGGAGGAAGGATGCTCGACGACGTGATAAAGGAGTACCTGCCTGAGAGAATCGCAAGACCCATAAGGTATGCAACGATAGGAATCGGTCTGTTCCTCCTGGCCCTAAACGTTCTGCCCGCGGTTCTCAACCTCGCTAAGTAA
- a CDS encoding P-loop NTPase family protein → MMKMGYKVFRTGIDALDKMLGGGIIEDGILLIVYNTGSYGWALGVEVFKKFIERGWYGVITSYSLPYRLLMKYSTAVRFGFHTFGTEGRLAVIDVFGSVNGVQPREPYVYSLGYVDGSTFLPKILTLYKRLILGKPKRIGLTVTMDGFVEIFGEDAGMRILKKNIALKESYPRSNVDEVLNVFLINRDRVSSRFLSWLSQYAEHIVEFRPTERPGVENLVVLKSLLPEFEPSTGIFKFKKGRVGIRLLSEVENRGQNV, encoded by the coding sequence TTGATGAAAATGGGGTACAAGGTGTTTAGGACGGGTATTGATGCCCTTGACAAGATGCTTGGTGGGGGCATAATTGAGGATGGAATCCTTCTAATAGTATACAACACGGGTTCCTATGGTTGGGCCCTTGGTGTTGAAGTTTTTAAAAAGTTCATTGAACGAGGATGGTACGGTGTCATCACGAGCTACTCGCTTCCGTATAGGTTGCTCATGAAGTATTCCACTGCCGTTCGCTTTGGGTTTCATACGTTCGGAACCGAAGGTCGCCTTGCCGTGATTGATGTCTTCGGCTCCGTGAACGGGGTACAACCCAGGGAGCCTTACGTTTACTCCCTCGGCTACGTTGATGGAAGCACGTTTCTTCCCAAAATCCTTACACTTTACAAGCGCCTCATCCTTGGCAAACCTAAGAGGATAGGCCTTACCGTTACAATGGACGGTTTTGTTGAAATCTTTGGTGAGGACGCGGGCATGAGGATTCTAAAGAAGAACATAGCCCTAAAGGAAAGTTACCCCCGCTCCAATGTGGATGAGGTCCTCAACGTCTTCCTCATAAACAGGGATAGGGTTTCTTCGAGGTTTCTCTCGTGGCTTTCCCAGTACGCGGAGCACATAGTCGAGTTCAGGCCAACTGAAAGGCCCGGCGTTGAAAACCTTGTTGTGCTTAAGTCCCTCCTTCCTGAGTTCGAGCCTTCGACTGGAATCTTTAAATTCAAAAAAGGAAGAGTGGGAATACGTTTACTTAGCGAGGTTGAGAACCGCGGGCAGAACGTTTAG
- a CDS encoding TIGR00269 family protein: MPATCSKCSRPAVYHARYTGRYYCHKHFNEMVEKKFKETVKKYRLIEKGERIAVGVSGGKDSVVLMHLLAKLRERFPFELVAITIDEGIAGYRPPSVEIAKRNAKKLGIEHRVYSFKEYIGFTLDETVEIMGSFEKKERVGACSYCGVWRRWLLNYASKDVGADKLAVGHNLDDEVQMFIMNILRGDIARLGRTGPYYQEIHPELVPRIKPLREIPEKEIVLYAVLNNIEVDLSECPYAVEAFRAEIRDWLNEMEERHPGTKYQILRSYDKLFPLIAKTYTKKTSELNRCKICGQPTTGEICKACQFRLQVERKARERGLTFRVE, encoded by the coding sequence ATGCCCGCCACCTGCTCCAAATGTAGTCGTCCAGCGGTCTACCACGCGCGCTACACCGGTCGCTACTACTGCCACAAGCACTTCAATGAGATGGTCGAGAAGAAGTTCAAGGAGACCGTGAAGAAGTACCGCCTCATAGAGAAGGGCGAGCGAATAGCGGTAGGCGTTAGCGGAGGAAAGGACAGCGTCGTTCTCATGCACCTTCTGGCCAAGCTCCGGGAGAGGTTCCCCTTCGAGCTCGTCGCGATAACGATTGACGAGGGCATAGCCGGTTACCGACCTCCAAGCGTTGAGATAGCGAAGAGGAACGCGAAGAAGCTCGGAATAGAGCACCGCGTTTATTCCTTCAAGGAATACATCGGCTTCACCCTCGACGAGACGGTTGAGATAATGGGGAGCTTCGAGAAGAAGGAAAGGGTAGGTGCCTGCTCCTACTGCGGCGTCTGGAGGCGCTGGCTCCTCAACTACGCTTCCAAAGACGTCGGCGCCGACAAGCTGGCCGTAGGCCACAACCTCGACGACGAGGTGCAGATGTTCATAATGAACATTCTGAGGGGAGATATAGCCCGTTTAGGGAGAACGGGCCCCTACTACCAGGAAATCCACCCGGAGCTCGTCCCGAGGATAAAGCCCCTCCGAGAGATTCCCGAGAAGGAGATAGTCCTCTACGCGGTTCTGAACAACATTGAAGTTGACCTGAGCGAGTGCCCCTACGCGGTCGAGGCTTTCCGTGCCGAAATCCGAGACTGGCTCAACGAGATGGAGGAGAGGCACCCGGGAACGAAGTACCAGATTCTCAGGAGCTACGACAAGCTCTTCCCTCTGATAGCGAAGACCTACACGAAGAAAACCAGCGAGCTGAACCGCTGCAAGATATGTGGCCAGCCGACGACGGGCGAGATATGCAAGGCCTGCCAGTTCCGCCTCCAGGTCGAGAGGAAGGCGAGGGAAAGGGGACTGACGTTCAGGGTTGAGTAG
- a CDS encoding ribbon-helix-helix domain-containing protein: MAERVEYPISVRLPGYVVRKIDELVEKREFRSRSDFIKFAVTFTLGQMMLEEAKELARSLSEEEIRVEAENARKKLRRGEFKDEEEEVKEVLREVEREYRKLMGAE, translated from the coding sequence ATGGCCGAGAGGGTGGAGTATCCGATTTCCGTTAGACTGCCGGGTTACGTTGTTCGGAAGATAGACGAACTCGTCGAGAAAAGGGAATTTCGGAGCCGTTCGGATTTCATAAAGTTCGCCGTCACGTTCACACTCGGCCAGATGATGCTCGAAGAGGCGAAAGAGCTGGCAAGGAGCCTCAGCGAGGAGGAAATTAGAGTGGAGGCTGAGAATGCGCGGAAGAAACTCAGAAGGGGGGAATTCAAGGACGAGGAGGAAGAAGTGAAAGAGGTTCTTAGGGAGGTCGAGAGGGAGTACAGGAAACTAATGGGTGCCGAGTAA
- a CDS encoding ATP-binding protein — translation MNENIARALVEWQENWTPELIERDFDPSLIPEKPRKVITFAGCRRTGKTYLMFQLINKLSEKIPRDDIFYINFEDERLEKKTETLTELIPTIEELFGKKERLYLFLDEVQNVPGWDSWVRRIHDSREDVRLFLSGSSSKLSSREIPTSLRGRALTFEVFPLSFPEFLRFKNFEVPERVEFSGRKSELLNLLREYLIYGGFPEVVLAEDRRIKGMIIRDYFNTIVALDVVERYKVRNPEELRAFIRLLLNSEYFSLSRAERTMRSLGHSVSKATLANYLRYLNECYFAFPVEVFSPKVKLRIQHPKKIYFVDTAFLTFLSVKFSEDIGRLMENAAFIELLRRGKEVNYAIGENWEVDFVLPEEETLIQVSYDVSNPETMERELKALKKAKRTFGWKNAKLITWDVEKRIDGIEVVPLWRFLLDSRDGRSL, via the coding sequence ATGAACGAGAACATCGCGCGGGCCCTCGTCGAATGGCAGGAGAACTGGACGCCCGAGCTAATCGAGAGGGACTTCGACCCCTCGCTGATTCCCGAAAAGCCGAGAAAGGTCATCACGTTTGCGGGCTGTCGGAGAACTGGCAAGACCTATCTAATGTTCCAGCTGATAAACAAACTTTCTGAGAAAATTCCACGTGACGATATTTTCTACATCAACTTCGAGGACGAGAGGCTTGAGAAGAAAACCGAAACGCTGACGGAGCTCATACCCACCATTGAAGAGCTGTTCGGGAAGAAGGAGAGGCTCTATCTCTTCCTCGATGAAGTCCAGAACGTCCCCGGATGGGACTCGTGGGTGAGGAGAATACACGACTCAAGGGAAGACGTGAGGCTCTTTCTTAGCGGCTCCTCATCGAAGCTGTCGAGCAGGGAGATACCGACGTCGCTGAGGGGAAGAGCCCTTACCTTCGAGGTCTTTCCCCTGAGCTTTCCCGAGTTCCTCCGCTTCAAGAACTTTGAGGTGCCCGAGAGGGTGGAGTTCAGCGGGAGGAAAAGCGAGCTCCTGAACCTTCTGAGGGAGTACCTCATCTACGGGGGGTTTCCCGAGGTCGTTTTAGCGGAGGACAGGAGAATAAAGGGCATGATAATCAGGGACTACTTCAACACGATTGTAGCCCTGGACGTCGTTGAGCGCTATAAAGTCAGAAATCCCGAGGAGCTGAGGGCGTTCATAAGGCTACTCCTCAACTCGGAGTACTTCAGCCTGAGCAGGGCCGAGAGAACTATGAGAAGCCTCGGCCACTCGGTCAGCAAGGCGACTTTGGCCAACTACCTCCGCTACCTGAACGAGTGCTACTTTGCCTTTCCGGTCGAGGTTTTCTCGCCAAAGGTGAAGCTCAGAATCCAGCACCCGAAGAAGATATACTTCGTTGACACCGCATTTCTGACCTTCCTGAGCGTAAAGTTCAGCGAGGACATCGGCAGGCTAATGGAGAACGCGGCCTTCATCGAACTCCTGAGGAGGGGCAAAGAGGTAAACTACGCCATCGGCGAGAACTGGGAGGTTGATTTCGTCCTGCCTGAAGAGGAAACGCTCATTCAGGTCAGCTACGACGTTTCAAACCCGGAAACGATGGAGCGGGAGCTCAAAGCCTTGAAAAAGGCAAAGAGGACGTTTGGATGGAAGAACGCCAAGTTGATAACGTGGGACGTTGAAAAGAGAATAGACGGAATCGAGGTAGTGCCCCTGTGGAGGTTCCTCCTTGATAGTCGAGACGGCCGTTCCCTTTGA
- a CDS encoding TIGR04140 family protein: MIVETAVPFDELEEIRRKSGAGVSLTSLGTIERSGIVLNRVLVEGPPAEIERFMEKLRLTRAGG; the protein is encoded by the coding sequence TTGATAGTCGAGACGGCCGTTCCCTTTGATGAGCTTGAGGAGATAAGGCGAAAGAGCGGGGCGGGGGTTAGCTTAACATCCCTCGGAACCATCGAGAGGAGCGGGATAGTCCTCAATCGGGTTCTCGTGGAGGGTCCTCCCGCGGAAATCGAGCGCTTCATGGAGAAGCTCCGCCTGACGAGGGCCGGCGGTTAG
- a CDS encoding transcriptional regulator — protein MLEKLAGLSKSPLGNPTRLAIALYLLSRERATFSSLREALNLTAGNLEFHLKALEDAGIVRTYYGFGRRPRKFVELTEKGVEELGEALRVLREAVEND, from the coding sequence ATGCTCGAAAAGCTCGCTGGGCTCTCTAAGTCACCGCTCGGCAACCCCACGAGGCTGGCGATAGCCCTTTACCTGCTGTCGAGGGAGAGGGCAACCTTCTCGAGCCTGAGGGAGGCGCTGAACCTCACCGCTGGGAACCTTGAGTTTCACCTGAAGGCCCTGGAAGATGCCGGAATCGTGAGAACTTACTACGGGTTCGGAAGGAGGCCGAGAAAGTTCGTTGAGCTGACTGAGAAGGGAGTAGAAGAACTCGGCGAGGCCCTCAGGGTCCTGAGGGAGGCGGTTGAAAATGATTGA
- a CDS encoding CPBP family intramembrane glutamic endopeptidase: MIEFLKALLMWLAAFIPAMAIGSAVSRGNPKRAAVLIQVSMLLLSLPLLWAVNGPKSSGLLLNLSYLPRAFLVGFTVSLTLNAIGPSTETADEPEFLPRDWRRYPLILLLAPLSEELLHRGLVEGYLLSYGHFWSAILFAALLFALPHWRAFGGSALDRISIVAGAFLLGTLVGYFFALGGIVPAFALHASANLAGLVVLHFRER, encoded by the coding sequence ATGATTGAGTTCCTCAAGGCGCTCCTCATGTGGCTCGCGGCCTTTATTCCGGCCATGGCCATCGGCTCAGCGGTCTCGAGGGGAAACCCCAAGAGAGCGGCCGTTCTGATTCAGGTTTCTATGCTTCTGCTCTCGCTTCCACTCCTATGGGCCGTGAACGGACCGAAAAGCTCGGGACTCCTCCTCAACCTGAGCTACCTGCCGCGGGCATTCCTGGTTGGCTTCACGGTTTCCCTCACGTTGAACGCCATCGGCCCAAGCACCGAGACCGCCGACGAACCGGAGTTCCTCCCCAGGGACTGGAGAAGGTATCCCCTCATTCTCCTCCTGGCGCCGTTGAGTGAGGAACTTCTCCACAGGGGCCTTGTGGAAGGTTACTTACTCAGCTACGGCCACTTCTGGAGCGCGATACTCTTCGCGGCTCTCCTGTTCGCCCTGCCCCACTGGAGGGCCTTTGGAGGGAGCGCTTTGGACAGGATTTCGATTGTTGCCGGGGCCTTCCTCCTCGGAACGCTGGTAGGCTACTTCTTCGCCCTCGGCGGCATAGTTCCGGCCTTTGCGCTACATGCCTCGGCCAATCTAGCCGGACTCGTTGTTCTGCATTTCAGAGAGAGGTGA
- a CDS encoding transcriptional regulator: protein MESLRELTKNHVLGNPVRLGIMLYLLPREKALFKELLEVLEITPGNLDSHLRALEKAGYVRLYKVFADRPRTAVRITERGAVETGRYLRTLKEVLNSL, encoded by the coding sequence ATGGAGTCGCTGAGGGAACTCACGAAGAACCACGTGCTCGGGAATCCGGTGAGGCTAGGAATCATGCTGTACCTCCTGCCGAGGGAGAAAGCCCTGTTCAAGGAGCTTCTCGAGGTCCTTGAGATAACTCCCGGAAACCTCGACTCCCACCTGAGAGCGCTTGAGAAGGCAGGCTACGTAAGGCTCTACAAGGTCTTCGCCGACAGGCCGAGAACGGCGGTGAGGATAACGGAGAGGGGAGCGGTAGAAACGGGAAGGTACTTGAGGACCCTGAAGGAAGTTCTCAATTCCCTCTAA
- a CDS encoding DUF460 domain-containing protein, translating to MVLILIIGLDVVGENPKRFAVVSWYNGKLERKGEFTLYRLIRFIRAKRPDIVAVDSVTELGEDLRKFLRALPPGTKLVQVTGRPGEQRSLQSLAREHGIRTTDRFDPYEEAKLSALLASKGVGYEVLAFEDEVIVKVVRGRSHGKGGWSQDRYRKRVHNLVRDKVREIEDRLRRADIPFDLETEEKDYGLARGEFRIYASREELAGIVRPMRGGDVEVRIYPVERAELGFAPLKGEEAVRERRSVIVGIDPGITVGIAVIDLNGNVVALYSERNMPVGEVFRFISEIGHPVVVATDVSPAPGFVEKIARSFKAQLFVPRESLRVEEKNGLLRNLGIKVDDDHQRDALTAAYKAYLRLKPKLEHVEAKLREAGLSKRADEVKALVIQGYNLGEAMQKVARRERPREEPEGEEGTSVDVRPYVRKIRELEGRIALLERENEELRGIIREQRRTIERLERRIADYDEEVRRKVLRERELEAKVKRIEVLEKQLKEAKAVIERLSRDLVKVKRMNVVEIRGSAVPLKVLRVLSWRELERIEHEVGLRKGDVLFVINPAGAGKAIAEELVEKGIKALITEKPLPGPVREVLREAHVPFFTSEELDVKRVDEFAVVERETLERAIEELLKRWGKEDEEREAEKFLKLVEEYRIERIKELKRKAEEELRGN from the coding sequence GTGGTGCTCATTCTCATCATCGGCCTTGACGTCGTCGGCGAGAACCCGAAGCGCTTCGCGGTCGTGAGCTGGTACAACGGAAAGCTCGAGCGAAAGGGTGAGTTCACACTCTACAGGCTAATCCGATTCATCAGAGCGAAGAGGCCAGATATAGTGGCGGTAGACAGCGTTACCGAGTTGGGAGAGGACCTTAGGAAGTTCCTCCGCGCCCTTCCGCCGGGCACGAAGCTCGTCCAGGTAACGGGAAGGCCCGGCGAACAACGCTCCCTCCAGAGCCTCGCGAGGGAGCACGGGATAAGAACGACCGACAGGTTCGACCCCTACGAAGAGGCCAAGCTCTCCGCATTGCTCGCGAGTAAGGGAGTCGGCTATGAGGTTCTGGCCTTTGAGGACGAGGTCATAGTCAAAGTTGTAAGGGGCAGGAGCCACGGGAAAGGTGGCTGGAGCCAGGACCGCTATCGGAAGCGCGTTCACAACCTCGTCCGCGACAAGGTGAGGGAAATCGAGGACAGGCTGAGGCGGGCTGACATTCCCTTCGACCTCGAGACCGAGGAGAAGGACTACGGCCTGGCGAGGGGTGAGTTCAGAATCTACGCGAGCAGGGAGGAGTTAGCTGGAATCGTGAGACCCATGCGGGGTGGCGACGTCGAGGTCAGGATTTACCCGGTCGAGAGGGCAGAACTCGGCTTTGCTCCCCTCAAAGGTGAGGAGGCCGTAAGGGAGAGGCGGAGCGTCATAGTTGGCATTGACCCGGGCATAACGGTGGGAATAGCCGTCATAGACCTCAACGGCAACGTGGTGGCGCTCTACAGCGAGAGGAACATGCCGGTCGGCGAGGTCTTCAGGTTCATAAGCGAGATAGGACACCCGGTTGTCGTGGCAACGGACGTTTCCCCGGCCCCGGGCTTCGTCGAGAAGATAGCCCGCTCCTTCAAGGCCCAGCTCTTCGTCCCGCGGGAGAGCCTCCGCGTCGAGGAGAAGAACGGGCTGTTGAGAAACCTCGGCATCAAGGTCGACGACGACCACCAGCGCGACGCCTTGACGGCCGCCTACAAGGCATACCTCAGGCTCAAGCCCAAGCTCGAGCACGTCGAAGCGAAGCTCCGCGAGGCGGGATTGAGCAAGAGGGCCGACGAGGTGAAGGCCCTTGTAATCCAGGGCTACAACCTTGGCGAGGCCATGCAGAAGGTTGCGAGGCGCGAGAGGCCGAGGGAGGAACCGGAGGGAGAGGAAGGGACGAGCGTTGACGTCAGGCCCTACGTGAGGAAAATCCGCGAGCTTGAGGGGAGGATAGCGCTCCTTGAGAGGGAGAACGAGGAGCTCAGGGGTATAATCCGCGAGCAGAGGAGAACCATCGAGAGGCTTGAGCGCAGAATAGCGGACTACGACGAGGAGGTAAGGCGGAAAGTCCTCCGCGAGAGGGAGCTTGAGGCGAAGGTGAAGCGCATAGAGGTCCTTGAGAAACAGCTGAAGGAGGCGAAGGCAGTTATAGAGCGCCTGAGCAGGGACTTGGTCAAGGTCAAGAGGATGAACGTGGTCGAAATCCGCGGTAGCGCGGTTCCGCTGAAAGTGCTAAGGGTCCTCAGCTGGCGGGAGCTTGAGAGGATTGAGCATGAGGTCGGACTTAGGAAGGGCGACGTTCTCTTCGTAATCAATCCAGCCGGAGCCGGAAAGGCCATAGCGGAGGAGCTTGTTGAGAAGGGGATTAAAGCCTTGATAACCGAGAAGCCCCTTCCCGGGCCGGTGAGGGAGGTTCTCCGCGAGGCCCACGTGCCCTTCTTCACGAGTGAAGAGCTCGACGTAAAGCGCGTTGACGAGTTCGCGGTCGTTGAGCGGGAGACGCTGGAGCGGGCCATCGAGGAGCTTTTGAAGCGCTGGGGGAAGGAGGACGAGGAGAGGGAGGCGGAGAAGTTCCTCAAGCTGGTCGAGGAGTACCGGATTGAGCGCATAAAGGAGCTGAAGAGAAAGGCCGAGGAAGAGCTTAGAGGGAATTGA
- the pcp gene encoding pyroglutamyl-peptidase I, which translates to MKVLVTGFEPFGGEEINPSWEAVKALPEELNGATLLKAQLPVSFKRVREILPRLITKERPDIVLLTGQAGGRPNVTVERVAINVMDSTMPDNDGFKPEDEPVFEGAPDAYFATIPIKAIVKALRKAGIPAGVSNTAGTYVCNTAMFTALHTIAVSGMETKAGFIHVPFSHAQALEKSRPSMAQETINEAIRKALEMLVTP; encoded by the coding sequence ATGAAGGTTCTGGTTACCGGCTTCGAGCCCTTCGGCGGTGAGGAGATAAACCCATCGTGGGAGGCCGTTAAGGCACTTCCCGAGGAACTCAACGGAGCAACTCTCCTTAAGGCCCAGCTACCGGTTTCGTTCAAGAGGGTTAGAGAGATTCTGCCGAGGCTAATCACTAAGGAGAGGCCCGATATCGTCCTCTTGACAGGTCAGGCGGGCGGAAGGCCGAACGTGACCGTCGAGAGGGTCGCGATAAACGTGATGGACTCCACGATGCCGGACAACGACGGCTTTAAGCCGGAGGACGAGCCGGTATTCGAGGGCGCTCCAGATGCATACTTCGCCACGATACCAATAAAAGCCATTGTAAAGGCCCTGAGGAAGGCCGGAATCCCGGCCGGCGTTTCCAACACTGCCGGAACCTACGTCTGCAACACCGCGATGTTCACGGCCCTGCACACGATAGCCGTCTCTGGAATGGAAACGAAAGCGGGCTTCATCCACGTGCCTTTCAGCCACGCCCAGGCCCTTGAGAAGTCGAGGCCGTCGATGGCGCAGGAAACGATAAACGAGGCGATAAGGAAAGCGCTGGAGATGCTCGTTACTCCTTGA